TCCTCGTAAGTCTAATTGGCTCCCACCGCCCGCGCCGGTTTCATGCTGACGGCGGCCCTTCCAGGCAAGCCTGGCATGACCCGTGATGACCTCTTCAACATCAACGCTGGAatcgtcaagggcctgattgaggtcgccgccgaggtcgctCCCAAGGCATTCATCCTTGTCATCTCCAACCCCGTCAACTCTACCGTCCCCATTTCCGCCGAGgtcctcaaggccaagggtGTTTTTAACCCCCAGCGCCTCTTTGGTGTCACCACCCTCGACATCGTCAGAGCCGAGACCTTTGTTGCTGAGATCTCGGGCAAGTCAAAGCCCCATGAGCTGAACGTCCCCGTCATTGGCGGCCACTCTGGCGAGACCATCGTTCCCCTGTTCAGTCAAGTCCAGCCCTCCGTCTCTATCCCCGACGACAAGTACGATGCTCTTGTCAACCGCGTCCAGttcggcggtgacgaggtcgtcaaggccaaggatgGGGCCGGTTCCGCCACCCTCTCTATGGCCTATGCCGGTTTCAGGTAAGAGTGAGATTGGCACATCGCAAAGATTTAGACTGACAGTGGTAGATTCGCCGAGAAGGTTctcaaggccgtcaagggCGAGAAGGGTCTTGTTGAGCCTAGCTACGTCTACCTGCCCGGTGTGCCAGGCGGCAAGGAGATTGCCGAGAAGACTGGCGTTGACTTCTTTTCCGTTCCCATCGAGCTCGGCGTAAGTCGCGCAGCAAAACTGCATTCCCACCCCTTACTCCAAAGCGCCACACTGACACCCTCACAGCCTAACGGTGCTGAGAAGGCGATTGACATTCTCGGCAACATcacggagaaggagaagaagttgCTGGAGGCCGCCGTTGCGGGATTGAAGGGCAACATCAAGAAGGGTGTTGACTTTGCCCACAACCCCCCTCAAAAGTGATTCCCCCCTTTGTACAATTGTTTCCGTAACAGCCCCCCAGAACCCTCTCGAGGAAGCGTTATGACAACAGCTTCCAAATGTAGCCAAGGAGAACTGGTGATAGATGAAATACAACCGAGGGAGAATTCTGGCTGATCgattcttttttttcctaGGCTGTGAAGTGGCGTTGATCTCGCACAGTTTGTAGCTGACGAGCGTACAATGTCAACTGGACTCGTGATTTCGCGGTACGTACGGGGCAGAGGCGTCGGTGGTTTTGAATATGGCGGGAaatcggcggcggcggcgtttCCGCCTGCCCCATCAGCGAGCTTGGTTTAAATTGGAGTTAGACAACTTCGGAATCAACTCAGATTGACCGCATTTTCGAATAGATACTTGCGGCGGTAGTATCCCGTCAAGCCCATGATTTGCTTCGCTTGTGCTCGTGCAAGAGAAACCGTGGCTCAGGGAATAAAACCTCTTTGGTGGGAGTTATGTACTCGACGGCAGTGTCTTGATCTGAAAGATGGCGGCCGGTAGTTCGTTCGTCTCGGCCTGAACGGTAGCGTTGATCcccaacgccgccaaggctCCGCGCACAATTCCGCAGGGGAACCAGAGGAACTGTCGACAAGAGTAGTCAGCAATTTGAAATGTCGGCTGTGTCCAAGATCAGCACAAACCGGTTGTGCACGAACAACGGCCTGCCCGCCGGCTTCTGTGCTCATCCTCGAGAACGGCTTGAACGAGTTGTCCGTCAAGACGTAGACGCCCTGATGTAGCAGAACGAAAAATGTCAGCACTGCCTTTCCTAAGCTTGATCTCTCCTTTGCTTGGAAGACCCCAAGACACTGCGAAGACATACCCTGTGATTCGTTTTGAGGTTGTCCACTTGTTTCCTAAATACCAGCGACCAGAGGTCCTTGCAGACGAACTTGATGACGTCGAGCGTGTCGTTGAACCGCGGCCGGTCTCTCGAGAATCTGCAACAACAAACATTGGGTCAGCGTCTTCAAGCCTCCAGTAGTTGTAATATTGCCTGCCGGCTTCCACCATTTTCCAGTCGCGAAGAACCGAAGATGGAGGGACGACGAGCGAAGTCGGAGGCATACGCACCTCTCCACGAGTCCCTGCCCGACGCGATACCCCAGCGTCTCAAGCCGGTAAAAGACCGCATCCcgctcctcatcctcgtccatTTTCCGCGCTGTGCTACTCCCAGCCGCGCCACCcgcgctcgacggcgcgAGACCACCGGCACTGCCACCGGCTGCACCCCCGCCCTGGCTATGGCTCACAAACGACAGCGCGTCGGCTGAAGCACCTCCACCAGTGCTCGAGGGTGCCCCCGCGACCGTACCGTTCGCTGTGTCGCCTGTCGGCGCTGTGTCAAGCTCCCTCGTCACGCGAAAAGCTAGCGGCACGAGctcgatgaggaggaagtctAGGCACGAGGAGCTGAGGAACGAGGCTGACGGATCCGTGGCATTGTACGGCGGCATGACGCTTTCGAACGACATGACTGCGACGAAATCGGCTCCTTGGTTTGTTTCTTCCAACTCCGAGCGGTTCGGCAACGATACTGTTTCGCTTATCGTTCGTACCTTGGGCTAAGGTAAAGGTAGGTCTGGGAAATTGCTCGGTAGTCGATTACGATGTAGCACGGGCGTGATAGGACTTCGCA
The genomic region above belongs to Colletotrichum higginsianum IMI 349063 chromosome 2, whole genome shotgun sequence and contains:
- a CDS encoding Malate dehydrogenase, giving the protein MVKAVVAGASGGIGQPLSLLLKLSPLVDELALYDVVNTPGVATDLSHISSVAKTTGYLPKDDGAKAAFKDADIIVIPAGIPRKPGMTRDDLFNINAGIVKGLIEVAAEVAPKAFILVISNPVNSTVPISAEVLKAKGVFNPQRLFGVTTLDIVRAETFVAEISGKSKPHELNVPVIGGHSGETIVPLFSQVQPSVSIPDDKYDALVNRVQFGGDEVVKAKDGAGSATLSMAYAGFSGRFAEKVLKAVKGEKGLVEPSYVYLPGVPGGKEIAEKTGVDFFSVPIELGPNGAEKAIDILGNITEKEKKLLEAAVAGLKGNIKKGVDFAHNPPQK
- a CDS encoding Transporter particle component → MSFESVMPPYNATDPSASFLSSSCLDFLLIELVPLAFRVTRELDTAPTGDTANGTVAGAPSSTGGGASADALSFVSHSQGGGAAGGSAGGLAPSSAGGAAGSSTARKMDEDEERDAVFYRLETLGYRVGQGLVERFSRDRPRFNDTLDVIKFVCKDLWSLVFRKQVDNLKTNHRGVYVLTDNSFKPFSRMSTEAGGQAVVRAQPFLWFPCGIVRGALAALGINATVQAETNELPAAIFQIKTLPSST